A window of Macrotis lagotis isolate mMagLag1 chromosome X, bilby.v1.9.chrom.fasta, whole genome shotgun sequence contains these coding sequences:
- the PDZD9 gene encoding PDZ domain-containing protein 9 isoform X2 codes for MEPRPGTASPRGRASKKGPSKKGDEAGVLPSPINLSQHPLSTTVKTSLKMRAQGLGLIIFQHGPYLQIFNLVEEGTAAKDGRLKPGAILQIRVYRDFIDIPPEWQNIDDFIPETKPVVVTAHTSKKYEEEKDTSFSSSEDDDVDIDKRFKYYKSPLSFWHHSTRKLSSISTEWHGYKKKNHMFTVGEDIGCDVMIHKDSAERYMDVPKDFRAPSPYWTMVKQVSDISSSSSSTSDAFWLEDCAYAQKEKDQHLTA; via the exons GGGTTTTGCCATCACCAATAAACCTTTCACAACATCCCCTGAGCACAACAGTGAAGACTTCTCTTAAAATGAGAGCCCAAGGACTAGGACTAATTATCTTCCAACATGGGCCCTATCTCCAGATTTTCAACCTTGTGGAGGAAGGAACAGCTGCCAAGGATGGAAGACTAAAGCCAG GTGCAATACTCCAAATCAGAGTTTACCGAGATTTTATTGACATACCACCAGAATGGCAAAACATAGATGACTTTATCCCTGAGACTAAGCCTGTGGTAGTAACAGCTCA caCATCAAAGAAATATGAGGAGGAGAAAGATACATCTTTCTCAAGTAGTGAGGATGATGACGTAGACATAGATAAACGATTTAAGTACTATAAGTCTCCACTGTCATTTTGGCATCATTCTACAAGGAAGCTGTCATCAATCTCCACAGAATGGCatggatataaaaaaaagaatcatatgtTTACTGTGGGAGAAGACATAGGATGTGATGTTATGATTCATAAGGATTCTGCTGAGCGGTATATGGATGTTCCAAAAGACTTTAGAGCACCTTCCCCATATTGGACAATGGTAAAACAAGTCAGtgacatttcttcttcttcttcttctacatCAGATGCTTTTTGGCTTGAAGACTGTGCCTATGcccaaaaggaaaaagaccaaCATCTTACAGCTTAG
- the PDZD9 gene encoding PDZ domain-containing protein 9 isoform X1, whose protein sequence is MEPRPGTASPRGRASKKGPSKKGDEAGVLPSPINLSQHPLSTTVKTSLKMRAQGLGLIIFQHGPYLQIFNLVEEGTAAKDGRLKPGDVLISIGHSNVLGYTLREFLQLLHHIPIGAILQIRVYRDFIDIPPEWQNIDDFIPETKPVVVTAHTSKKYEEEKDTSFSSSEDDDVDIDKRFKYYKSPLSFWHHSTRKLSSISTEWHGYKKKNHMFTVGEDIGCDVMIHKDSAERYMDVPKDFRAPSPYWTMVKQVSDISSSSSSTSDAFWLEDCAYAQKEKDQHLTA, encoded by the exons GGGTTTTGCCATCACCAATAAACCTTTCACAACATCCCCTGAGCACAACAGTGAAGACTTCTCTTAAAATGAGAGCCCAAGGACTAGGACTAATTATCTTCCAACATGGGCCCTATCTCCAGATTTTCAACCTTGTGGAGGAAGGAACAGCTGCCAAGGATGGAAGACTAAAGCCAG GTGATGTTCTGATTTCAATTGGTCATTCAAATGTGTTAGGATATACACTTCGAGAATTTTTACAGCTTTTGCACCATATCCCCATAGGTGCAATACTCCAAATCAGAGTTTACCGAGATTTTATTGACATACCACCAGAATGGCAAAACATAGATGACTTTATCCCTGAGACTAAGCCTGTGGTAGTAACAGCTCA caCATCAAAGAAATATGAGGAGGAGAAAGATACATCTTTCTCAAGTAGTGAGGATGATGACGTAGACATAGATAAACGATTTAAGTACTATAAGTCTCCACTGTCATTTTGGCATCATTCTACAAGGAAGCTGTCATCAATCTCCACAGAATGGCatggatataaaaaaaagaatcatatgtTTACTGTGGGAGAAGACATAGGATGTGATGTTATGATTCATAAGGATTCTGCTGAGCGGTATATGGATGTTCCAAAAGACTTTAGAGCACCTTCCCCATATTGGACAATGGTAAAACAAGTCAGtgacatttcttcttcttcttcttctacatCAGATGCTTTTTGGCTTGAAGACTGTGCCTATGcccaaaaggaaaaagaccaaCATCTTACAGCTTAG
- the UQCRC2 gene encoding cytochrome b-c1 complex subunit 2, mitochondrial produces the protein MKLLAGAGSLSRRFYSLKVAPRIKASAAKAPVNLHPEELELTKLPNGLVIASMENYAPASRIGLFIKAGSRYEDSSNFGASHLLRLASNLTTKGASSFKITRGTEAVGGKLSVTSTRENMAYTAECLRDDVDILMEFLLNVTTAPEFRRWEVAALQSQLKIDKAVAFQNPQTGMIESLHAAAYRNALSNSLYCPDYKIGRITPEELHYYIQNNFTSARMALVGLGINHTVLKQVAEQFLNMRGGLGMSGSKAHYRGGEIRKQNDDSLVHAAIVAEGATLGSAEANAFSVLQHVLGAGPHVKRGSNVSSQLHQAVAKGTNQPFDVSAFNANYSDSGLFGIYTISQASVAEEVIRAAYNQVKIIAQGNLPEADVTAAKNKLKAGYLMLIESGEGFLDEIGSQALASGSYVTPSSVLQTIDSVATADVVTAAKKFVSGKKSMAASGNLVNTPFLDELEK, from the exons AGACGATTTTATTCCCTCAAAGTTGCCCCAAGAATTAAAGCCTCTGCTGCAAAAGCTCCTGTTAACCTCCATCCTGAAGAACTTGAG CTAACAAAGTTACCAAATGGCTTAGTGATTGCTTCTATGGAAAACTATGCTCCAGCTTCAAGAATTGGTTTGTTCATTAAAGCTGGCAGTAGATATGAAGATTCTTCCAATTTTGGAGCCTCCCATTTACTTCGTCTTGCATCCAATTTG acTACCAAAGGAGCTTCTTCTTTTAAGATAACCAGAGGGACTGAAGCTGTTGGTGGTAAATTAAG tGTGACTAGTACAAGGGAAAACATGGCTTATACTGCAGAATGTCTCCGGGATGATGT AGATATTTTAATGGAGTTCCTGCTCAATGTCACTACAGCACCAGAATTTCGACGCTGGGAAGTAGCAGCTCTTCAGTCACAATTAAAGATTGATAAAGCAGTTGCTTTTCAAAACCCCCagactg GTATGATTGAAAGTCTGCATGCTGCAGCTTATCGGAATGCTCTTTCTAATTCCTTGTATTGTCCTGATTATAAGATTGGGAGAATTACTCCAGAAGAG CTTCATTACTATATACAGAACAATTTTACAAGTGCAAGAATGGCTCTAGTTGGACTTG GTATAAACCATACTGTCCTGAAGCAAGTTGCCGAGCAGTTTCTAAACATGAGGGGTGGGCTTGGCATGTCAGGTTCAAAGGCCCACTACCGTGGAG gtGAAATTCGAAAGCAGAATGATGATAGTCTTGTCCATGCAGCCATTGTGGCTGAGGGGGCTACCTTGGGAAGTGCAGAGGCAAATGCATTTAGTGTCCTTCAGCATGTCCTTGGTGCCGGGCCTCATGTTAAGAGGGGCAGTAATGTCAGCAGTCAACTGCATCAGGCTGTAGCCAAAGGAACAAACCAGCCATTTGAT gtttcagCCTTTAATGCAAATTACTCTGATTCTGGACTCTTTGGAATTTATACTATATCTCAGGCTTCAGTTGCTGAAGAA GTTATTAGGGCTGCGTACAACCAGGTAAAAATAATTGCCCAAGGTAATCTTCCTGAAGCAGATGTCACAGCAGCTAA GAACAAACTAAAAGCTGGGTACCTGATGTTAATTGAATCTGGAGAGGGATTTCTGGATGAAATTGGGTCCCAGGCTCTGGCATCTGGTTCATATGTCACACCATCATCTGTTCTTCAAACAATTGACTCTGTGGCTACTGCTGATGTTGTAACA GCAGCAAAGAAGTTTGTTTCTGGCAAGAAGTCAATGGCAGCAAGTGGAAATCTGGTCAATACCCCATTCCTTgatgaattagaaaaatga
- the PDZD9 gene encoding PDZ domain-containing protein 9 isoform X3, whose protein sequence is MRAQGLGLIIFQHGPYLQIFNLVEEGTAAKDGRLKPGDVLISIGHSNVLGYTLREFLQLLHHIPIGAILQIRVYRDFIDIPPEWQNIDDFIPETKPVVVTAHTSKKYEEEKDTSFSSSEDDDVDIDKRFKYYKSPLSFWHHSTRKLSSISTEWHGYKKKNHMFTVGEDIGCDVMIHKDSAERYMDVPKDFRAPSPYWTMVKQVSDISSSSSSTSDAFWLEDCAYAQKEKDQHLTA, encoded by the exons ATGAGAGCCCAAGGACTAGGACTAATTATCTTCCAACATGGGCCCTATCTCCAGATTTTCAACCTTGTGGAGGAAGGAACAGCTGCCAAGGATGGAAGACTAAAGCCAG GTGATGTTCTGATTTCAATTGGTCATTCAAATGTGTTAGGATATACACTTCGAGAATTTTTACAGCTTTTGCACCATATCCCCATAGGTGCAATACTCCAAATCAGAGTTTACCGAGATTTTATTGACATACCACCAGAATGGCAAAACATAGATGACTTTATCCCTGAGACTAAGCCTGTGGTAGTAACAGCTCA caCATCAAAGAAATATGAGGAGGAGAAAGATACATCTTTCTCAAGTAGTGAGGATGATGACGTAGACATAGATAAACGATTTAAGTACTATAAGTCTCCACTGTCATTTTGGCATCATTCTACAAGGAAGCTGTCATCAATCTCCACAGAATGGCatggatataaaaaaaagaatcatatgtTTACTGTGGGAGAAGACATAGGATGTGATGTTATGATTCATAAGGATTCTGCTGAGCGGTATATGGATGTTCCAAAAGACTTTAGAGCACCTTCCCCATATTGGACAATGGTAAAACAAGTCAGtgacatttcttcttcttcttcttctacatCAGATGCTTTTTGGCTTGAAGACTGTGCCTATGcccaaaaggaaaaagaccaaCATCTTACAGCTTAG